The Panthera tigris isolate Pti1 chromosome F3, P.tigris_Pti1_mat1.1, whole genome shotgun sequence genome includes a window with the following:
- the LOC122235708 gene encoding titin-like isoform X2 — MVWLPLRAQRQYPTRLGRCAPEPPRVMSRLRLLAPLLLFMWQPLWLLVQAAQPPEWALDPAQLTSDPLEAAEPWSSRSSDPPPESPQALTPPAEPGGFNYPGSSAPAQMLAPPKELTETLVPFLDTDSFGELPPGPDEDLNDQLTQHQRLPEVVPVPGWDQNQTIAPPPHLKSKTKTVGLDQAEDHQSFEILVPSLDSQSSKPTKFIVSPLNLKKDLAQHRRLAKVVGTPNQFANKEHLQQQLQDDYLDSNMGLLYPEENLPMGFPGGPDQLPNFSEEAEIPPPLQKTPNHLESPEEAESFLPQGEAQAQHPEPSEETETSLLEQEAPSQRPESLKDGNSANPQEAPAEPSSTPEEVEPSSVQQEASAHPTEAPEEVEPSPTPQEAPAQPPEPSKDIISQLLAHHEVNVLSPSQSEAQKPSFPNVTVKPLDLTITLTQPAEHPEEAGPTPVQQEAPAQPAERLEEVEPTPVQQEAPTLVPEFPIEYLTQLAVSDEVTSLPLGQYPDYLMFPRVIGKPLDVEFTTTPGPDKGVESSIAQQEAPPQPLEHTEEAELSLTQQETSGKPPEEVEPSSEQETPGQPSEPPGVIDPSLRQQETPAQPSVPPEEGKPSLSKQEPPAQLPDRFGEAELSPTQEEALAQLAELLNEAESSTQQETPAQSPGEIESSATLQEQPAQPPELPSREVEPSPTQQEHPAQPLWHHKMTVSPPGHYHDQHLNLPNVSVKPPDVQLTMTAEPTTEVGPSPVRHETIAQPSVPLNVEPFETQHEAPTLPPQSPEVESLPVQQETPTQSPESTTQEKLPTQQETPVQYPEYPGEVEPSTTQQEALAQQSQAPEEGESSSTQEEAPTQLPEAQEEGEPSPLQEEGQGQHPQASEGSEPPTTQEEAPVQHPQTPEEVEPSSTQQEAPAQYPQASEEGEPFPTQPETPTQYPEPLEGTEPSPAQSEATTQHPNPRGEVKPATYQEAPSQHPQTSEEINPSATQQEATAQHPEPSGEVEPSPTQQEAPAHSPEHQVVTVFPQGQNQAQLLLLPNVTVKPVDSSVTMTSESTNEVEASPLREEASAQSGVSPEQLEPSPIQQEVPHQHPAPPENVESSPVQHEVSTPPEDFPEEIELSPSQQESSALPQVPVASIEPSPIQQEVPAQQPKPNEGVESFPVQYEHPAQPPGSSTDVVAQSPVQHEVTFSPPGPGEDQHPVLPNITGKPVDLRIFLSPQATKEVKHLPVQQDVPAQSPIPPEKVEFAPAQSKHLSQSPESPEDESSPGQQEVLAQTPDPPKAVDPASGQQEAPAQSVVPQLAPAQPSEPPEKVEPSPVQQEVPAQPSEPPNEAESSPTPQEALVQSPVPQQAPAVSPEPPKEVEPSPTLQEAPAQPSEPPNEAESPTQQVAPAQFPVLQESPAMSPEPPKEVEPSPTPQEAPAQPSEPGNEAESFPTQQGAPVVSPEPPKEVEPSTQQEAPPQPSEPPEKVEPSPVQQETLSLPLEPLKEIEPSLTQQEVQAQPSEAPEKVEPSPILQQSPTQPPEPSKEAETPPAQQEAPVQPPEPPEEVVAQPPVHNEVTVPPLGQEQAQHPNLPNVTVQPADLELTVTPEPTVEAEHSTIMQQTIAPPEDLEVTFPHSEHIQHPTLTKVTVKPLDPGLTITPESTTETEPSVTMQETPTQPPEPPKEVVQYPSQQEVTVPTPSKDQGQQPTLPSVTAHRVDLGLTITPEPTTEAEHSTPVKETTAPPPKDLEVTLAHPEQVQSQHPNLTEVTVPPMDLELTVTAGSSVETEPSPTMRDTPTQPPEPPKEVVVQYPFQQEVTVPTPSKDQGQHPASPIIPFRHVELTITPEPITEAEHSTTLKKTTTPPPKDPEVTLAHPKQVQSQHRNLTEVTVPPMDLEIPVSQQPESFETGFPPTTEHPVVHFVNYTSEKAYTTLTWQPEQNATTNLKICERCTCKEETLSCVGLSPQQRLRRVPVLEPDTYNGTFTILNFQGNSISHIDENVWKGYRWAEKLILRDNYLTELRKDTFEGLLSLQYLDLSYNKIQFIERRTFESLPFLKFINLRCNLLIKLSFGTFQAWHGMPFSHKLCRPMAYFKKFTSLLLTVRAP, encoded by the exons ATGGTTTGGCTCCCGCTCAGGGCCCAGCGCCAGTACCCTACTCGCCTGGGTCGCTGCGCCCCGGAGCCTCCGCGTGTCATGTCCCGGCTGCGCCTGTTGGCCCCACTGCTTCTCTTTATGTGGCAACCGTTGTGGCTGCTGGTCCAGGCAGCTCAGCCTCCGGAGTGGGCCCTGGACCCTGCCCAGCTGACTTCCGACCCCCTGGAGGCGGCTGAGCCCTGGTCTTCTCGCTCCTCTGATCCCCCCCCCGAATCGCCCCAGGCACTTACACCCCCAGCTGAGCCGGGGGGCTTTAATTACCCGGGGTCCTCTGCTCCAGCCCAGATGTTGGCCCCGCCTAAGGAGTTGACCGAGACTTTGGTTCCATTCCTGGACACGGATTCGTTTGGAGAACTACCCCCAGGGCCAGATGAGGATCTGAATGACCAGCTAACCCAGCATCAAAGGCTCCCAGAGGTGGTTCCAGTGCCAGGTTGGGATCAGAATCAGACCATAGCTCCGCCTCCTCATCTCAAAAGTAAGACTAAAACTGTAGGTTTAGATCAGGCCGAAGATCACCAGTCATTTGAAATACTTGTTCCATCTCTGGATAGTCAGAGTTCAAAGCCAACAAAGTTTATTGTTTCACCCCTAAACCTGAAGAAAGATCTAGCTCAGCATCGAAGGCTTGCCAAAGTTGTTGGAACTCCAAACCAATTTGCAAATAAAGAGCACCTACAACAACAGCTGCAGGATGATTATTTAGATTCCAATATGGGTCTCCTGTATCCTGAGGAGAACCTACCTATGGGTTTCCCAGGGGGACCAGATCAACTTCCAAACTTCTCTGAGGAGGCTGAAATTCCTCCACCCTTGCAGAAGACCCCAAATCATCTAGAGTCCCCTGAGGAAGCTGAATCTTTTTTGCCCCAAGGGGAGGCTCAGGCTCAGCATCCAGAGCCCTCTGAAGAGACAGAAACATCTCTACTTGAGCAGGAGGCTCCATCTCAGCGTCCAGAGTCCCTTAAGGATGGAAATTCAGCAAACCCACAAGAAGCCCCAGCTGAGCCTTCAAGTACCCCTGAAGAGGTCGAACCTTCTTCAGTCCAGCAGGAAGCCTCAGCTCACCCTACAGAGGCCCCCGAGGAAGTGGAACCTTCTCCAACCCCCCAGGAGGCCCCTgctcagcctccagagccatCTAAGGACATCATATCTCAACTGTTAGCACATCATGAAGTAAATGTGCTATCTCCAAGTCAGAGTGAAGCTCAGAAGCCAAGCTTCCCCAATGTCACTGTTAAACCTCTGGATCTTACCATAACTCTAACTCAGCCTGCGGAGCACCCTGAGGAGGCTGGACCTACCCCAGTCCAGCAGGAGGCCCCTGCTCAGCCTGCAGAGCGCCTCGAGGAGGTTGAACCTACCCCAGTCCAGCAGGAGGCCCCAACTCTAGTTCCAGAGTTCCCTATCGAGTATTTAACTCAACTTGCAGTAAGTGATGAGGTGACATCTCTACCTCTAGGTCAGTATCCAGATTATTTAATGTTTCCCAGGGTTATAGGTAAGCCTTTAGATGTGGAATTTACCACAACTCCAGGGCCTGATAAAGGTGTTGAATCTTCTATAGCCCAGCAAGAGGCCCCACCTCAGCCTCTTGAACATACTGAGGAAGCAGAACTTTCTCTAACCCAGCAAGAGACCTCGGGTAAGCCTCCAGAGGAGGTTGAGCCTTCAAGTGAGCAGGAGACCCCAGGTCAGCCTTCCGAGCCTCCTGGGGTGATTGATCCTTCTCTAAGGCAGCAGGAGACCCCAGCTCAGCCTTCAGTGCCTCCTGAGGAAGGTAAGCCTTCTCTAAGCAAACAGGAACCCCCAGCTCAGCTTCCAGACCGTTTTGGAGAAGCTGAACTTTCTCCAACCCAGGAGGAGGCCTTAGCTCAGCTTGCAGAGCTCCTTAATGAGGCAGAATCTTCAACCCAGCAGGAGACTCCAGCTCAGTCTCCAGGGGAGATAGAATCTTCTGCAACCCTGCAAGAGCAACCagctcagcctccagagctgccTTCCAGGGAGGTGGAACCTTCTCCAACCCAGCAGGAGCACCCAGCTCAACCTCTATGGCATCATAAGATGACAGTTTCACCTCCAGGTCACTACCATGATCAACATTTAAACCTGCCCAATGTCAGTGTGAAACCTCCAGATGTGCAGCTTACCATGACTGCAGAACCCACTACAGAGGTGGGACCTTCTCCAGTTCGGCACGAGACTATAGCTCAGCCCTCAGTGCCTCTTAATGTGGAACCTTTTGAAACCCAGCATGAAGCCCCAACTCTGCCTCCACAGTCCCCTGAGGTTGAATCTTTGCCAGTTCAACAGGAGACTCCAACGCAATCTCCAGAATCTACCACACAGGAGAAACTTCCAACACAGCAGGAGACCCCAGTTCAGTATCCAGAATATCCTGGAGAAGTTGAACCTTCTACAACTCAGCAGGAGGCCCTAGCTCAGCAATCACAGGCCCCTGAGGAGGGTGAATCATCCTCAACCCAGGAGGAGGCCCCGACTCAGCTTCCAGAGGCCCAGGAAGAGGGTGAACCTTCCCCTCTCCAGGAGGAGGGCCAGGGTCAGCACCCACAGGCCTCCGAGGGGAGTGAACCACCTACAACCCAGGAGGAGGCCCCAGTTCAGCATCCACAGACCCCTGAGGAGGTTGAACCTTCTTCAACCCAGCAGGAGGCTCCAGCTCAGTATCCTCAGGCATCAGAGGAGGGTGAGCCTTTTCCAACCCAACCAGAGACCCCAACTCAGTATCCAGAGCCCCTTGAGGGGACTGAGCCTTCTCCAGCCCAGTCAGAGGCCACAACTCAGCATCCAAATCCCCGTGGGGAAGTTAAACCTGCAACCTATCAGGAGGCCCCAAGTCAGCATCCACAGACCTCTGAGGAAATTAACCCTTCTGCCACTCAACAGGAAGCCACAGCTCAACATCCAGAGCCTTCTGGTGAGGTTGAACCTTCTCCAACCCAACAGGAGGCCCCAGCTCACTCTCCAGAGCATCAGGTGGTAACAGTTTTTCCTCAAGGTCAGAATCAAGCTCAGCTCCTGCTGTTGCCTAATGTCACTGTTAAACCTGTGGATTCCTCAGTTACCATGACCTCAGAATCCACTAATGAGGTTGAAGCTTCTCCACTCCGAGAAGAGGCCTCCGCTCAGTCTGGAGTGTCCCCTGAGCAGTTGGAACCTTCTCCAATCCAGCAGGAGGTCCCACATCAGCATCCAGCGCCCCCTGAAAATGTGGAATCTTCTCCAGTCCAGCATGAAGTCTCAACTCCACCCGAAGATTTTCCTGAGGAAATTGAACTTTCTCCAAGCCAGCAGGAGAGCTCAGCTCTGCCTCAAGTGCCTGTTGCAAGTATAGAACCTTCTCCAATCCAGCAAGAGGTCCCAGCTCAGCAACCAAAGCCCAATGAGGGGGTCGAGTCTTTTCCAGTTCAGTATGAGCATCCAGCTCAGCCTCCAGGGTCCTCTACAGATGTTGTAGCTCAGTCTCCAGTACAGCATGAGGTGACATTCTCACCTCCAGGTCCAGGTGAAGATCAGCATCCAGTGTTGCCTAATATCACAGGTAAACCTGTGGATCTGAGGATTTTCCTAAGTCCCCAGGCAACTAAGGAGGTTAAACATCTTCCAGTGCAGCAGGATGTCCCTGCTCAATCTCCTATTCCCCCTGAGAAAGTTGAATTTGCTCCAGCTCAGTCCAAGCATCTTTCCCAGTCTCCAGAGTCCCCTGAAGATGAGTCTTCTCCAGGCCAACAAGAGGTCCTAGCTCAGACTCCAGACCCCCCTAAGGCTGTGGACCCTGCTTCAGGCCAACAGGAGGCCCCAGCTCAGTCTGTAGTCCCCCAGCTGGCCCCAGCTCAGCCTTCAGAGCCTCCTGAGAAGGTAGAACCATCTCCAGTTCAGCAGGAAGTCCCAGCTCAGCCTTCAGAGCCCCCTAATGAGGCAGAATCTTCTCCAACCCCGCAGGAGGCCCTGGTTCAGTCTCCTGTCCCCCAGCAGGCCCCAGCTGTATCTCCTGAGCCCCCTAAGGAGGTAGAACCTTCTCCCACACTGCAGGAGGCCCCAGCTCAGCCTTCAGAGCCCCCTAATGAGGCAGAGTCTCCAACCCAGCAGGTGGCCCCAGCTCAGTTTCCAGTCCTCCAGGAGTCCCCAGCTATGTCCCCTGAGCCCCCTAAGGAGGTGGAACCTTCTCCCACACCTCAGGAGGCCCCAGCTCAGCCTTCAGAGCCCGGTAATGAGGCAGAATCTTTTCCaactcagcagggagccccagtTGTATCCCCTGAGCCCCCTAAGGAGGTAGAACCTTCCACACAGCAGGAGGCCCCACCTCAGCCTTCAGAGCCTCCTGAGAAGGTGGAACCATCTCCAGTCCAGCAGGAAACCCTATCTCTACCTCTCGAGCCACTTAAGGAGATAGAACCTTCTCTAACACAACAGGAGGTACAAGCTCAGCCTTCAGAGGCCCCTGAGAAGGTAGAACCATCTCCAATTCTGCAGCAGTCTCCAACTCAACCTCCGGAGCCCTCTAAGGAGGCAGAAACTCCTCCAGCCCAGCAGGAGGCCCCAGTTCAGCCTCCAGAGCCACCTGAGGAGGTTGTAGCACAACCTCCAGTCCATAATGAGGTGACAGTTCCACCTCTAGGACAAGAGCAAGCTCAGCATCCAAACTTGCCCAATGTTACTGTTCAGCCTGCTGACCTGGAGCTTACTGTAACTCCAGAACCTACTGTGGAGGCTGAGCATTCTACAATCATGCAGCAGACTATAGCTCCTCCAGAGGACCTTGAGGTGACATTTCCACATTCAGAGCACATTCAGCATCCAACCTTAACTAAAGTCACAGTTAAACCTTTGGACCCAGGGCTTACCATAACTCCAGAATCCACTACAGAGACTGAACCTTCTGTAACCATGCAAGAGACCCCaacccagcctccagagccacctAAGGAGGTTGTTCAGTATCCGTCCCAACAGGAAGTGACAGTTCCTACTCCAAGTAAGGATCAAGGTCAGCAACCAACATTGCCCAGTGTCACAGCTCATCGTGTGGACTTGGGGCTTACCATAACTCCAGAACCTACTACAGAGGCTGAACATTCTACACCCGTGAAGGAGACTACAGCTCCTCCTCCAAAGGACCTTGAGGTGACACTTGCACATCCAGAGCAGGTTCAGAGTCAGCATCCAAACCTGACTGAAGTCACAGTTCCACCTATGGACCTGGAACTTACTGTAACTGCAGGATCCAGTGTGGAGACTGAACCTTCTCCAACCATGCGAGACACCCCAActcagcctccagagccaccTAAGGAGGTTGTAGTTCAATATCCATTCCAGCAGGAAGTGACAGTTCCAACTCCAAGTAAGGATCAAGGTCAGCATCCAGCATCACCCATCATCCCATTTCGTCATGTGGAGCTTACTATAACTCCAGAACCTATTACAGAGGCTGAACATTCGACAACCCTGAAGAAGACTACAACTCCTCCCCCAAAGGACCCTGAGGTGACACTTGCACATCCAAAACAGGTTCAGAGTCAACATCGAAACCTGACTGAAGTCACGGTTCCACCTATGGACCTAGAAATTCCTGTAAGTCAGCAACCAGAGTCATTTGAGACAGGTTTTCCTCCAACAACTGAACATCCTGTGGTGCATTTTGTAAACTATACCTCAGAAAAGGCATACACAACTTTAACTTGGCAACCAGAACAGAATGCCACCACAAACCTCAAAATATGTGAGCGCTGTACCTGCAAAGAGGAGACACTGTCGTGTGTTGGTCTCAGCCCACAGCAGAGGCTCCGCAGAGTGCCCGTGCTGGAGCCCGACACCTACAACGGCACCTTCACCATCTT AAATTTCCAAGGAAACTCTATTTCTCACATTGATGAAAATGTATGGAAGGGATACCGTTGGGCTGAGAAACT